DNA sequence from the Vulgatibacter sp. genome:
ACGAGGCGCTCGGGCAGCGGATCGTCATGCGCTACCACCTGCCCGGCCTCTCGCGCGACGAGCTGCCGCAGTACCTCGCTCACCTGCTGCGGCTTGCCGCCTGCGAGTTGCCGCTGTTCGAGCCGGCGGCCATCGAGGCGATCTACCAGGCGACGAACGGTCTGCCGCGGAAGGTAAATCTCCTCTGTCACCACGCGCTGATCGCGGCGACGTTCGCCAAGGAGCGGACCGTCACCATCGAGCACCTGCAGGCGGCGGTCGCGGAGGTGTCATGAACGGCGGGGCGTGCGGGCTGTGGATGGGGCCGCGTGCGCTCGTCGCTGCGGTCGTCGGCAGGGACGGGCGCGTCAAAAGCGTGAAGGTGCCGCGTACCGAGGACGCACGGGAGACCCTTGTCGCCTGGCTCGCTGCCGGCGGTGTCGCCGACGTGATCCTCACGGATACGCTGCTCCGCGAGGACTCGATCGGCCGAGTCGCAATCGCCAGCGGCCTCACCGTCTGGACGGTTTCACGCGCGCTCGTCGAGCCGCTGCGTCTCGCCGCGGGGATCTCCGCCGGGCGCTCTTCGGCAATCGCTGCGGTGCTGGCTCGGATGCAGCGGATTCCGAACTATCGTGCGCAGCTCCGCCGGATGGTACCGCCCGATCCCGGCAGGCAACTCCGTCTGCTCTGACGATGCTCAGCCTGCCTCGGGGGCAGTCGCGCGGCCTACGCCGCCGGCGTGCCCCCGTTTCCGTTCTCACTGCACGCCCCCAACATCGGGCGATTCACCGGAGCATCGATTGTGAGAACTGCTCCATCCACGCCGGTGGGCTCGAACGAATAATTGCCGGTGGGAGAGCGCGGCAACCAACACAGCGAGCGTGGTGAAGCGCACGGAGCGCCCGCGTTCCAGCGCGGCAAGACCGAGGTTCTGCGCGAGGCTGGTCTTGCCCACGCCGCTCTGGCCTCGGAAAAGTACGTTTTCCCCACGGTCGAGGAGCGCGAGTTCGAGCAACTCCTCGTACAAGCCGCGATCGATCGAGCGCGGGTGATTCCAGTCGAACTGGTCGAGGGGCTTGAAGCTGCCGAGGGCCGCGCCCTTGGTTCTGCGCGCAAGGTTCCGGGCATCGCGTTCGCGCCGCTCCAGGGCGACGAGCTGCTCGATAACCTCGACGGGAGAGACTCGCGATTTGGTCAGATGGGCGAGCAGCGCACGCAACGCATCCTCGGGTGCGCGGATTCCGAGCCCCCGCAGTCCGCCTGTAATCGCGTCAGCGTTTTTCATCGTAAGTCTCCAGATCGTGCGGGATCACGTCCCGGTCGCGGATGTGGCTGGGTAGCGGGACATCGATGGGGACGGGCGCACGCTCGGCCCGGCGGCGCTGCTCGCAGAGCGAGGCGATTGCACCGGGATCGTGCAGCCCTCTCTCGATGACCTGTGCGACGGCTGGAGCGAGGAGATCGGGCCCGTAGAGGTCGAGCAGCTTCAACGTCCGCGCCGTCATCGAGCCCAGGTTGCGGCCTGTATCCACCCACCGCTCGTAGAGAGCGTCGATGCCGGGGACCGCCGCTCGGAGCCGATCCCGCCCCTTGGGCTCTTTGGCGGCGCGCTTCTGGTCGAGGATCGCCATCCGGTGCTCGGGCGCCTCCACGAGCTGGCGGCGGCCCCAGCACCGTGCGTGCCGCGCAACGGGATTGGCGCCGTCGAGGAATCGGACTTCACGATCGTCGGCAACGAGGGTCAGCGTCTTGCCGACGTGCTCGGGAGGCACGGAGTACATGTTGGTGTCGAAGCGGCAGACGGCCGTCTTGTCGACGCGCACCGGCAGGATCTGATCCGTGGAAACCGGTGGCGCAGGGAACGGGAGGAGGCGCGCACGCTCCTCCTCGAGGCATTCGCCGACGGTCCGCCCCGGGAGCGTCGGGTGGGGGCGCGGCAGCGCGATCTCCGCGAGGAACTCGCCCAGCTCACGGTTGCCCTGCTCCACGCTGCGGATAGTGCGGGCGGCGAGGAAGCGTTCGCGCAGGTAGCGGATGTTCCGTTCGACGCGCCCCTTCTCGTTCGCCTTGCGCACGCCGCAGAGCCGCAACCGGGCGGCATAGCGGCCGCCGAGATCGAGCAGCTGCGGGTGGAACCGTGCGGCGTCACCGTGCCGCTCGAGCACCACGATCTTGGGGTTGTCGAAGAGCCACTCTCTGGGCGTGCCGCCGTAGTACGCGCAGGCGCGCTGGAGCGAGCGCAGCAGCGACCACACCGAGAGGTCGAGGACGAACTCGGCCCAGATCGCACGTGACCACGACAGCACCATCACGAAGAGCCAGAGCGAACGTTGCCCACCGCCGGGCACGTCGATTTTGCCGACATGCGCCCAGTCCACCTGTGCCTGCTCGCCCGGCAGATGCGTGAGCCGCACGAACGCCTCGCGCTTCGGCGCGGGCCGCACCGTCTTCACGTACTCGCGCAGCGTGCGGACGCTCCCGGCGTAGGCTCGGGGTTTCACCATGTCGAAGAGCCGCGTGGACACCAACCTCGGGTAGCGCTCGAGGGTCACCCGGATGAAGTCCCGCACCGGATCGACGAGCAGGGGCCGGGGCAGCGAGGGCGGGCGGCGTTCGAGCAGACCCACCACCCGCTTGACAACGTCGACATGCACGCCGACGTTGCTGGCGATCGTGCCCACCGGCAGGTGCTCGCCGTAGTGCAGCACCCGGATCTCGTTTTCCAACTCGCGCGGGATCGTCACCGGTCACCTCCCGGGAGTCGGTCGCGCAGGCTGAGTTGGTGAACGTCCCGAAAGTCACCGACACCGCGGAGCCTCTTCGGGCGGTGGCCCCCGGGCCGAGCGGCGATGACCTCGTAGAACACGGTGCGCAGCCCGGTCCCGAGCTCGTCGGCGAGCTCCAGCGAGAAGCCATCCGCAGGATCGTCCGCAGAAAGCACAACGCGGAGCGGCGCATCCAGCCAGATGGACAGGCTCTCCAGCAGCACTCTCGCCGGCTTGCCCGACCAGAACGTCGCCGGTGGCGGCAGCGACGCCCGCAGCAGTTCGTCGCCCGTCGGTGCCGTCAGCACCAGCCGGACGTTCCGGTGATCCAACCGGAACGCCACGCGGTATGGCTCCATCACCCATGCTCCCCGGGCCGCACGCGAGGCTGCCGGTGT
Encoded proteins:
- a CDS encoding ATP-binding protein; its protein translation is MKNADAITGGLRGLGIRAPEDALRALLAHLTKSRVSPVEVIEQLVALERRERDARNLARRTKGAALGSFKPLDQFDWNHPRSIDRGLYEELLELALLDRGENVLFRGQSGVGKTSLAQNLGLAALERGRSVRFTTLAVLVAALSHRQLFVRAHRRGWSSSHNRCSGESPDVGGVQ
- the istA gene encoding IS21 family transposase, yielding MTIPRELENEIRVLHYGEHLPVGTIASNVGVHVDVVKRVVGLLERRPPSLPRPLLVDPVRDFIRVTLERYPRLVSTRLFDMVKPRAYAGSVRTLREYVKTVRPAPKREAFVRLTHLPGEQAQVDWAHVGKIDVPGGGQRSLWLFVMVLSWSRAIWAEFVLDLSVWSLLRSLQRACAYYGGTPREWLFDNPKIVVLERHGDAARFHPQLLDLGGRYAARLRLCGVRKANEKGRVERNIRYLRERFLAARTIRSVEQGNRELGEFLAEIALPRPHPTLPGRTVGECLEEERARLLPFPAPPVSTDQILPVRVDKTAVCRFDTNMYSVPPEHVGKTLTLVADDREVRFLDGANPVARHARCWGRRQLVEAPEHRMAILDQKRAAKEPKGRDRLRAAVPGIDALYERWVDTGRNLGSMTARTLKLLDLYGPDLLAPAVAQVIERGLHDPGAIASLCEQRRRAERAPVPIDVPLPSHIRDRDVIPHDLETYDEKR